The proteins below are encoded in one region of Holophagaceae bacterium:
- a CDS encoding YbaK/EbsC family protein: MLAPRFKDFLDSNGVKYISIPHRTAYTAMETAESAHVSGKDMAKTVIVDLDGRLAMAVLPATKHVSVERLGRSVGVQHVGIAKEGEFRFDFPDCEVGAMPPFGNLFGMEVLVDPRLAEDDEIAFNAGNHAEVVRMAYKDFERIVHPKAVAM, encoded by the coding sequence ATGCTCGCCCCTCGATTCAAGGATTTCCTGGATTCCAACGGCGTGAAGTACATCTCGATCCCCCATCGCACGGCCTACACGGCCATGGAGACCGCGGAATCGGCCCATGTCAGCGGCAAGGACATGGCCAAGACGGTGATCGTGGACCTGGACGGCCGGCTCGCCATGGCCGTGCTTCCGGCGACGAAGCATGTGAGTGTGGAGCGCCTCGGGCGCTCCGTGGGGGTGCAGCACGTCGGCATCGCCAAGGAGGGCGAATTCCGCTTCGACTTCCCGGATTGCGAGGTGGGCGCCATGCCTCCCTTCGGCAACCTCTTCGGCATGGAGGTCCTGGTGGATCCCCGGCTCGCCGAGGACGATGAAATCGCCTTCAACGCCGGCAACCACGCCGAAGTCGTCCGCATGGCCTACAAAGACTTCGAGCGCATCGTCCACCCGAAAGCCGTGGCGATGTAG
- the pgsA gene encoding CDP-diacylglycerol--glycerol-3-phosphate 3-phosphatidyltransferase — protein sequence MNLPNYITFARILMVPILVVVLMTRVQNHLIIGVTLFWIASLTDWLDGYLARRWNEVTVLGKLLDPLADKLLVAGALMSLVELNLAPAWMAFIILAREFAITGLRGIASEEGVTIAAGTVGKWKLGAQVAAISCLMLGPKLDPFLHTLTKREIFHFFIQLNRPYAFFSGMGMILMWIAVALAIWSAAVYFKDFYDAVGERLFNGSGKLTGNPKSAVHDDAASHPGHGGDGGNIQ from the coding sequence ATGAACCTGCCCAACTACATCACCTTCGCCCGCATTCTCATGGTCCCGATTCTCGTCGTGGTCCTCATGACGCGGGTGCAGAACCATCTGATCATCGGCGTCACGCTGTTCTGGATCGCGTCGCTCACGGATTGGCTGGACGGGTATCTGGCGCGGCGCTGGAACGAAGTCACGGTGCTGGGGAAGCTCCTGGATCCGCTGGCGGACAAGTTGCTGGTGGCGGGCGCGCTCATGAGCCTGGTGGAGCTGAACCTGGCGCCGGCCTGGATGGCCTTCATCATCCTGGCTCGGGAGTTCGCCATCACCGGGCTGCGCGGCATCGCCTCGGAGGAAGGCGTCACCATCGCGGCGGGCACCGTGGGCAAGTGGAAGCTGGGCGCCCAGGTGGCGGCCATTTCCTGCCTGATGCTTGGACCGAAGCTGGACCCATTTCTTCACACGCTGACCAAGCGCGAGATCTTCCATTTCTTCATCCAGCTCAACCGGCCCTACGCCTTCTTCTCCGGCATGGGCATGATCCTGATGTGGATCGCCGTGGCGCTCGCCATCTGGAGCGCGGCGGTGTATTTCAAGGATTTCTATGATGCCGTGGGAGAACGCCTCTTCAATGGTTCAGGCAAGCTCACCGGTAATCCGAAATCCGCAGTGCATGATGATGCCGCCAGCCATCCAGGGCATGGCGGCGATGGGGGCAACATCCAGTGA
- a CDS encoding DEAD/DEAH box helicase family protein, translating to MTTRADILQRLQELEGDLLQKEREAEATRTQIQRQRAALAELETAQAAAGAIQAPQTPKEKVALFRSLFRGREDVFPRLWISRKTKRKGYSPVCANENDRLLCDKFQGKCGACPNRVYVPLNDQVIVDHLQGSHVIGVYPMLPDETCRFLAADFDGEGWQEDALAFIATCRQHSVPGTMERSRSGEGAHVWVFFSAPVSAASARKLGCFLLTETMNRRHQLSMKSYDRLFPNQDTMPQGGFGNLIALPLQQGPRREGNTLFLDENLRSFPDQWAHLASLDRMTPGAVEALAETATRQGQVLGVRFDPLDDGLDQTPWERPPSGKPRKVRIAEPIPPILCAILSNQLFIEKKGVPSGFLTEIKRLAAFQNPEFYQKQAMRFSTSGTPRVICAAEEHSLHLALPRGCRDDVETLLAEHGSRLDVEDRRNSGEAVELKFQGTLTDLQKDGAAALQPYDIGIFVAPPGTGKTVLGAYMAALRGLNTLVLVHRKPLLDQWRAQLQTFLGLGAKEVGQIGGGKHKPTGRIDVAMIQSLTGREGVSDLISNYGHVIVDECHHAPAVSFEKVMKEVRARYILGLTATPWRRDGLQRLLHFQCGPIRFQVADKAHAAQQTFTNHLLVRETRFMGQGTIQDLYAALVADPLRNEMILRDVRQALLEGRSPILLTERREHLNWLAEALKDAAKHVVVLHGGVPAKTRREALKGLAEVPADEPRLILATGRYIGEGFDDPRLDTLFMAMPIAWKGTLIQYAGRLHRNNPGKLEVRIYDYLDALMPLFRRMFEKRLRGYRAMGYSLNEIPGLPFLEALP from the coding sequence ATGACCACACGGGCCGACATTCTCCAACGCCTCCAAGAATTGGAGGGGGATCTGCTTCAGAAGGAAAGGGAAGCGGAGGCCACCAGGACCCAAATCCAGAGGCAGAGGGCGGCATTGGCTGAACTTGAAACGGCGCAAGCGGCTGCTGGCGCGATTCAGGCTCCGCAGACGCCCAAGGAGAAGGTCGCCTTATTCAGAAGCCTGTTCAGGGGCCGTGAGGATGTCTTCCCCAGGCTGTGGATCAGCCGCAAGACGAAGCGGAAGGGCTACTCCCCGGTATGCGCGAATGAGAATGACCGCCTTCTCTGCGATAAGTTCCAGGGGAAGTGCGGGGCCTGCCCTAACCGTGTCTACGTTCCTTTGAATGACCAAGTCATCGTGGATCACCTCCAGGGCTCCCACGTCATCGGGGTCTATCCGATGCTGCCCGATGAGACATGCCGGTTCCTCGCAGCGGATTTTGATGGCGAAGGTTGGCAGGAGGATGCCCTGGCCTTTATTGCCACCTGCCGCCAGCATTCGGTTCCAGGGACTATGGAGCGTTCGCGATCAGGAGAAGGGGCGCACGTGTGGGTCTTCTTTTCGGCCCCGGTGTCTGCGGCATCGGCACGGAAGCTGGGATGCTTCCTCCTTACAGAAACCATGAACCGGCGGCATCAGTTGAGCATGAAGTCTTACGATCGGTTGTTCCCCAACCAAGACACCATGCCGCAGGGGGGCTTCGGCAACCTCATCGCGCTCCCGCTACAGCAAGGGCCACGCAGGGAGGGCAACACGCTCTTCCTGGATGAGAATCTCCGTTCCTTCCCCGATCAATGGGCTCACCTGGCCTCGCTAGATCGGATGACGCCTGGCGCTGTGGAAGCTTTGGCGGAAACGGCCACCCGCCAAGGCCAAGTGCTCGGCGTTCGTTTCGATCCCCTGGATGACGGCTTGGACCAAACCCCGTGGGAGCGCCCACCTTCGGGCAAGCCACGAAAGGTGCGAATCGCAGAGCCTATTCCCCCCATCTTATGCGCGATCCTTTCGAACCAGCTCTTCATCGAGAAGAAAGGCGTGCCCTCTGGTTTTTTAACTGAGATCAAGCGACTGGCGGCATTCCAGAATCCAGAGTTCTACCAGAAGCAGGCCATGCGCTTCTCCACGAGTGGAACTCCGCGGGTGATCTGTGCGGCGGAGGAGCACTCGCTACACCTCGCCCTTCCTCGGGGGTGCAGGGACGATGTGGAAACGTTGCTCGCGGAACACGGGAGTCGCCTGGATGTCGAAGATCGAAGGAACTCTGGCGAGGCCGTGGAACTTAAATTCCAAGGAACGCTTACTGACCTCCAGAAGGACGGGGCTGCAGCCCTCCAGCCCTACGACATCGGCATTTTCGTGGCGCCCCCCGGCACAGGCAAGACCGTGCTCGGAGCCTACATGGCGGCCCTCAGGGGGTTGAACACCTTGGTGCTGGTCCATCGAAAGCCCCTGCTGGACCAGTGGCGTGCGCAGCTTCAAACCTTCTTGGGACTCGGAGCCAAGGAGGTCGGACAAATTGGAGGTGGGAAGCACAAACCCACGGGTCGGATCGACGTAGCCATGATTCAAAGCCTCACTGGCCGCGAAGGCGTCAGCGATCTTATCTCGAACTATGGCCACGTAATTGTGGATGAGTGCCACCACGCCCCGGCCGTTTCCTTCGAAAAAGTGATGAAGGAAGTGCGCGCTCGTTACATTCTTGGACTGACTGCCACGCCCTGGCGACGAGACGGACTTCAACGGCTGTTGCATTTCCAATGCGGCCCCATCCGATTCCAAGTAGCCGACAAAGCACATGCGGCACAACAGACATTCACCAACCATCTACTGGTTCGTGAAACCCGGTTCATGGGTCAAGGCACCATCCAGGATCTCTATGCCGCCCTCGTCGCGGATCCGCTGCGGAATGAAATGATCCTCCGCGATGTGAGGCAGGCTTTGTTAGAAGGCCGGTCTCCCATCCTCCTTACGGAGCGGCGTGAACACTTGAATTGGTTGGCGGAGGCCTTGAAGGACGCGGCCAAGCATGTGGTGGTCCTTCACGGCGGAGTACCCGCCAAGACCCGCCGAGAAGCGTTGAAGGGCCTTGCTGAGGTCCCAGCGGACGAGCCCCGGCTCATCCTGGCGACGGGTCGCTATATCGGCGAGGGTTTCGACGATCCCCGCTTGGACACTCTTTTCATGGCCATGCCCATCGCTTGGAAAGGAACCCTCATCCAGTACGCAGGTCGCCTGCATCGCAACAATCCCGGCAAGTTGGAGGTCCGAATATACGACTACCTGGACGCATTGATGCCCTTGTTTCGGAGGATGTTCGAGAAACGGCTTCGAGGGTATCGGGCCATGGGTTACTCACTGAATGAGATCCCGGGCCTCCCCTTCCTGGAAGCCCTCCCATAA
- a CDS encoding DUF1579 domain-containing protein, with the protein MARSQFAALALLLAASTLFGQGRPDPAALLKAQREAMASLAFMDGAWRGAAWTLLPSGEKHTLTQTERIGPFLDGAVKVIEGRGYDTDGKVAFNAFGTISYNPGTKKFTMHSHAQGMVGDFALTPNADGYVWEIPAGPMTIRYTATIKKGEWREVGDRLVPDKEPIRFFEMNLKRIGDTTWPAGGAIPMK; encoded by the coding sequence ATGGCCAGATCTCAATTCGCGGCGCTTGCGCTTCTACTGGCGGCCTCGACTTTATTCGGCCAGGGGCGCCCGGACCCGGCGGCGCTCTTGAAGGCCCAGCGCGAGGCGATGGCTTCGCTCGCCTTCATGGATGGCGCTTGGCGGGGCGCCGCCTGGACCCTCCTGCCTTCCGGCGAGAAGCATACCCTCACCCAGACCGAGCGCATCGGCCCCTTCCTGGATGGAGCCGTGAAAGTCATCGAAGGCCGGGGCTACGACACGGATGGCAAGGTCGCGTTCAACGCCTTCGGCACCATCTCCTACAATCCAGGCACCAAGAAATTCACGATGCATTCCCATGCCCAGGGCATGGTCGGCGATTTCGCGCTGACCCCGAACGCCGACGGCTACGTGTGGGAAATCCCTGCGGGCCCCATGACCATCCGCTACACCGCGACCATCAAGAAGGGCGAATGGCGCGAGGTCGGCGACCGCCTGGTGCCGGACAAGGAGCCGATCCGCTTCTTTGAGATGAACCTCAAGCGCATCGGCGACACCACCTGGCCCGCTGGCGGCGCCATCCCAATGAAATAG
- a CDS encoding DUF502 domain-containing protein, with product MIRRYLLAGLFTLLPMVVTLWILNWIFGALIGIFRGPLVFVYTALRLPEPGYWTLAFFSAIATILLLMLVGASVGNFVGRQLLLWMDELMLRVPVVKGVYGATKQLINAIQSGQGANSGGGFKEVVLVEWPHPGSYTLGFVAHRDCSWAMEGGERMIAVYIATAPNPTSGYVVMVDASKVRPVQLRPDQALTWAVSGGVIIPSSARLPEKGDM from the coding sequence GTGATCCGCCGGTATCTCCTCGCAGGCCTGTTCACCTTGCTGCCGATGGTGGTGACCCTTTGGATCCTGAACTGGATCTTCGGCGCCCTCATCGGCATCTTCCGGGGGCCGCTCGTGTTCGTCTACACGGCCCTGCGCCTGCCGGAGCCGGGCTATTGGACCCTGGCTTTCTTCTCGGCCATCGCCACGATCCTGCTGCTCATGCTGGTGGGCGCCTCGGTCGGGAATTTTGTGGGCCGGCAGCTCCTGTTGTGGATGGATGAGCTGATGCTCCGCGTGCCGGTGGTGAAAGGTGTCTACGGGGCCACCAAGCAGCTCATCAACGCCATCCAGAGCGGGCAGGGCGCCAACAGCGGCGGCGGATTCAAGGAAGTGGTGCTGGTGGAATGGCCCCATCCGGGCTCCTACACCCTGGGCTTCGTGGCCCACCGCGACTGCTCCTGGGCCATGGAGGGCGGCGAGCGCATGATCGCCGTCTACATCGCCACGGCGCCCAATCCCACCTCCGGCTATGTGGTGATGGTGGATGCTTCCAAGGTCCGCCCCGTGCAGCTCCGGCCGGACCAGGCGCTCACCTGGGCCGTCAGCGGCGGCGTCATCATCCCCAGCAGCGCGAGGCTCCCGGAAAAGGGAGACATGTGA
- a CDS encoding DUF1016 family protein produces the protein MTEPLITYAGLLADIKGRIQAAQTRAALAVNRELIHLYWEIGQVILQRQQVEGWGARVIDRLASDLKEAFPAMKGFSSSNLKYMRFFAERCPEALIGQQPADQLPWFHLVTLLTQLDNNEERAWLAAQTVQHGWSRTTLQIHIKNRLFHRQGQAVSNFEARLPTPQSALAQETLKDPYLFDFLGLGENAHERDIESALVRHITRFLLELGAGFAFVGRQYRLEVGGEEFFIDLLFYHTRLKCYVVVELKATAFKPEHAGQLNFYLSTVDAKVKAPEDRPTIGLLLCKTKNRIVAEYALSGIEKPMGVAEYQLLRALPEPLDTTLPTIEAIEAELSLDIEDDAPEDQVGK, from the coding sequence ATGACCGAACCGTTGATCACTTACGCTGGGCTACTGGCGGATATCAAGGGTCGCATTCAGGCGGCCCAGACCCGCGCCGCTCTAGCCGTGAATCGTGAGCTCATCCATCTTTATTGGGAAATCGGCCAGGTCATCCTCCAACGCCAGCAGGTGGAAGGCTGGGGCGCGAGGGTCATTGATCGGTTGGCTTCCGATTTGAAGGAGGCTTTCCCGGCCATGAAAGGGTTTTCTAGCTCGAACCTCAAGTACATGCGGTTCTTTGCAGAACGGTGCCCCGAGGCTCTAATTGGTCAGCAGCCCGCTGACCAATTACCGTGGTTCCACCTCGTGACCCTTCTCACCCAACTGGACAATAATGAGGAACGGGCCTGGCTGGCCGCTCAGACTGTCCAGCATGGGTGGTCCCGCACGACGCTCCAAATCCACATCAAGAACCGCCTCTTCCATCGTCAAGGGCAGGCCGTGAGCAACTTCGAGGCGCGCCTGCCCACGCCTCAGTCCGCACTGGCCCAGGAAACACTGAAGGATCCCTATCTCTTCGACTTCCTGGGACTGGGGGAGAACGCCCATGAGCGGGACATCGAATCCGCCCTTGTCCGGCACATCACACGATTCCTGCTGGAACTGGGGGCGGGATTTGCTTTCGTGGGGCGTCAGTACCGGCTGGAAGTGGGCGGCGAAGAGTTTTTCATTGACCTGCTCTTCTACCACACGCGACTGAAGTGCTATGTGGTGGTGGAACTGAAAGCGACGGCCTTCAAGCCAGAGCATGCAGGCCAACTCAACTTCTACCTCTCGACGGTGGACGCGAAGGTGAAAGCCCCGGAAGATCGACCCACCATCGGCCTGCTGCTCTGTAAAACCAAGAACCGCATCGTGGCCGAGTATGCCCTCTCCGGCATCGAGAAGCCCATGGGTGTGGCGGAATACCAGTTATTACGGGCGCTCCCTGAACCCCTGGATACGACGCTTCCGACCATCGAGGCCATCGAGGCTGAGCTGAGCCTCGATATCGAGGACGACGCACCTGAGGACCAGGTGGGAAAATAG
- a CDS encoding SDR family oxidoreductase, with protein MTALAGKRILVTGAGSGIGRAAARMFAERGAELVLVGRRLDALKETLPNALCVSLDHSDDAAVAAFAAQCPELDGMFLNAGQFLKGSVESSDLSTFDQMIAANLRGPWLMCHHLGSKLKIGSSVVFTGSNIGLRAIPDSAAYSISKAGVHMLTKVLALEWAPRKIRCNAIALGPIHTAMVDARLKSSRDRKADLARLSKVNPLKRLGLEVEIAALAAHLLGDESVWTTGCVIPVDGGADAVY; from the coding sequence ATGACTGCCCTTGCTGGCAAGCGCATCCTCGTCACCGGCGCCGGCAGCGGGATCGGGCGAGCGGCGGCGCGGATGTTCGCCGAGCGCGGCGCGGAGCTGGTGCTCGTGGGGCGCCGGCTGGACGCGCTGAAGGAGACGCTTCCGAACGCCCTATGCGTGTCGCTGGACCATTCCGATGATGCAGCGGTGGCGGCCTTCGCGGCCCAGTGCCCCGAGCTGGACGGAATGTTCCTCAATGCCGGCCAGTTCCTGAAAGGCAGTGTTGAATCGTCGGACCTCTCCACCTTCGATCAGATGATCGCCGCGAACCTCCGTGGACCTTGGCTGATGTGCCATCACCTGGGATCGAAGCTCAAGATCGGCTCCAGCGTTGTGTTCACAGGCTCCAACATCGGGCTCCGCGCCATCCCCGACAGCGCCGCCTACAGCATTTCAAAAGCCGGCGTCCACATGCTGACCAAGGTGCTGGCCCTGGAATGGGCGCCCCGGAAAATCCGCTGCAACGCCATCGCGCTCGGCCCCATCCACACCGCCATGGTGGATGCGCGGTTGAAATCCTCCAGGGACCGGAAAGCCGATCTGGCCCGGCTTTCCAAAGTTAACCCGCTCAAGCGGCTGGGCCTCGAAGTCGAAATCGCCGCCCTCGCCGCCCACCTTTTGGGCGATGAAAGCGTCTGGACCACAGGGTGCGTGATTCCCGTGGACGGCGGGGCGGACGCGGTGTACTGA
- a CDS encoding FAD-dependent oxidoreductase, which produces MIADPPRPVAWPEAPTAPCSAAAQVDVDVAIVGAGIHGCALARELTLRGISCAVVDRGAVGGGTSQWSSQLLHGGIRYLQTGDIRQMREGLVERAAWATLAPWRVKWESFWMPHRGFFEGLSHRVGIGLYDAWGRNRPGWPPALRLGAVPSSVFEADPRAAASPFSGAVAYADLMTWDRDLVRDLAASSAAIWLDFHEIEGFDDEPGILKAAHARDLRDGTRRTVAARKWVFALGPWNDALLLRWFGDGWKRLRLSSGIHLWFDAPDLLQRGCEHPWAMLRGEGRILFVIPRDGLLQVGTTERAVEDGCVPILEAEREELFKALEDNIPSVQWRKLAVRLEESGVRPLVRPPKDKAHTANLSREAILETHPKFSNLRLVLGGKLTTARALMDRLATELSGQACPESRTRPLHKWDGQSAGLQ; this is translated from the coding sequence TTGATTGCTGATCCGCCAAGGCCGGTTGCGTGGCCCGAAGCGCCCACGGCCCCATGCTCCGCCGCGGCGCAGGTGGACGTGGACGTGGCGATCGTCGGCGCGGGCATCCACGGCTGCGCGCTGGCCCGCGAGTTGACGCTGCGCGGCATTTCCTGCGCGGTGGTGGACCGGGGCGCCGTGGGCGGTGGCACCTCGCAGTGGTCCTCGCAATTGCTGCACGGCGGCATCCGGTATCTGCAGACCGGCGACATCAGGCAGATGCGCGAAGGCCTGGTGGAGCGCGCCGCCTGGGCCACCCTCGCGCCCTGGCGCGTGAAGTGGGAGAGCTTCTGGATGCCCCATCGCGGATTCTTCGAAGGGCTGTCCCATCGCGTGGGCATCGGCCTTTACGATGCCTGGGGCCGGAACCGGCCCGGATGGCCCCCCGCGCTGCGGCTGGGCGCGGTGCCGTCCTCGGTTTTCGAAGCGGATCCCCGGGCGGCGGCCTCGCCCTTCAGCGGCGCGGTCGCTTACGCGGATCTGATGACCTGGGACCGGGACCTGGTCCGGGATCTGGCGGCATCCAGCGCCGCGATCTGGCTGGATTTTCATGAGATCGAAGGCTTCGACGATGAACCAGGCATTCTCAAAGCCGCGCACGCCCGGGATCTGCGGGATGGCACCCGGCGCACGGTCGCCGCCCGGAAATGGGTGTTCGCGCTGGGGCCCTGGAACGATGCGCTGCTGCTCCGCTGGTTCGGCGATGGCTGGAAGCGCCTGCGCCTCTCCAGCGGCATCCATCTCTGGTTCGACGCGCCGGACCTGCTGCAGCGCGGCTGCGAACACCCGTGGGCGATGCTGCGGGGGGAAGGCCGCATCCTGTTCGTCATCCCCCGGGACGGCCTGCTGCAGGTGGGCACCACCGAGCGGGCCGTGGAAGATGGCTGCGTGCCGATTCTGGAGGCCGAGCGCGAAGAATTGTTCAAGGCGCTGGAGGACAACATCCCATCCGTGCAGTGGCGCAAACTCGCCGTGCGCCTGGAGGAGTCAGGCGTGCGGCCCCTGGTGCGGCCTCCCAAGGACAAGGCCCACACCGCCAACCTGAGCCGCGAGGCCATCCTCGAAACCCATCCGAAATTCTCGAACCTGCGCCTAGTGCTGGGCGGGAAGCTCACTACCGCCCGGGCCCTCATGGACCGCCTCGCCACGGAGCTGAGCGGCCAGGCCTGCCCGGAATCCCGCACGCGCCCCTTGCACAAATGGGATGGACAAAGCGCCGGACTCCAGTAA